The nucleotide window ATCTCTACTTGTTAAAGGGACATAACGGACAGAAGTTTCACTACGAACACTAATGGAACCATCCTCATTCTTGTCAATCACCTTCAAATCCTGGAATATGTTACCAACCGGAATCACCATCCTGCCCCCAGGTTTCAACTGATCAAGAAGTGGCTGTGGGATTTCTGGCGCCGCTGCCCCAACATGAATGGCATCATATGGAGCAAACTCTGGCCAACCTTGTCTTCCATCTACAGATAGCAACATTAACATCAGAGCTTAGTTACTAACAATTTTTAAGCTGGTTTCTTTTGCAAAATTTATCAGTAGAGAATTCAACGTGTTTCAGCAAGCACATCAagttaaacaaacaaaaactgtCAGGAAATCCATTCTTAATGAGCTTTACTTACAGGAGATAGAAcactaacaaaaattaaaaaagaagacttCCATATGAATTCCTATTACAATTTGTTCTTTTTCCAAATAATCTTCACCTTAATAAGTGACGTGAAAATCTAAAGTTATTGCTCTGTTGCTGCCAATAGATTAGCCtacaaaacatttaatatgttgtaggaaaacatattattatttgcaaGGTTCAAAACATACCACCAACATGAATTGAGAGGGAACCGTCTTTCAACAATGGAGCTGCTGCGCttttcttgatattctttatggAAGAACCAGCCAGCTCTGGAATATGTTCTACACCAACAGCACGACCTTGTGGTCCAACCATCAGAGCAAAGCATGCTGTCAAGTACCCAGTCCCTTCAAAAGTAAACAAAGTGAGAAACACAGGATTGGATTGCATGCAGAGAGAAACTTTCTAGAACGATAAATGCATATGACTCGCATTTTTCTTAAAGAATCTACTGCATTACAACCATGCTAAGCAAGCTGATTTGTGGACCAAGTTAACAAGTTAGTAATATGCCTGCGGTCTTCCAAAAGCTTGCACAGCAAGAGACAATAATCAAGACCATTGAGTTCAATGGACTGTAGTAAAAAGCAATcgaaaaaatttagagaaaatgagcaaattaaaacaaatttctaaaGTTGCTTTGTTTCTTGTGGTTAAAAAATTACTAGTTCTAGTCCACTTCCTTGATGAATCAGGATTTGTAAATCAAAATTCCCTTACTGTTTCAAGACCCTGCTTAGATCAAACTAGGAATATCTGGTCACACAGATTAAGATCCTAAACTTGTTCAGCATCACAAACTATAGCATtatccaatatttttatatgcttaATGCCTAGTTATTTCACACAGCTAAAATCATCATGTTTGTGGGTTAACACTAACTCTTCAGGAGTCCTACACACCTAGCCCTGAGAATACAGTTGCTAGAAGTAATTCATCAAGCAGTTTGAAAGATTTTTTGTAGGTGGGAAAAATAATGGATGCATGAGAAAAAAACCTGAGCCAACATCCAGGACATGCATGCCAGACTTCAAATTCTCCTCCAACAACTGCAGGCAAGTTGCATGCATATGAGGAGCAGAAATGGTGGCATTGTAACCTATTGCCATGGGACTGTCAACATAAGCAGGGGTACCATCTGGGACAAACAAAGCCCTGTCAATTGTTTCCATTACTTCAGAGACCTTTTTAGAACTGATCGTTCCATAATTCTGCAATTGCTCCACcaatgctttatttttattgatgctaCTTCCAGACCAGAATCGCTGGAAATTGCCAAAAGGAATGTTTAAAGCattattcaaacaaaaatatgatAACACTCATGTCTAACAGGATGCACCAATCATTCATATATAGATAAGCACATAAAAGcttaattattcatatatagATAAGAGCAGCTGATATCAGCAGCGCTGCAACCAGGAAGCATGGCAATAAACACCACTATTTACAAGGCAAAGACACAAGAATGCATTAACCTCGGGTAGATAGCATGGAGCTGATATCTTCAAAGGAAATATCTTCTCATGATTGACCTCCACATCAGAGATGGCTATGGGCTGACTTTTTAGGTCTAAAGAACCTGGGCTAGTGCAAAATTGTGTACCACTAGTAAAAAAGTAATGAGCCCCAATAACAAAAGC belongs to Populus nigra chromosome 18, ddPopNigr1.1, whole genome shotgun sequence and includes:
- the LOC133678041 gene encoding protein-L-isoaspartate O-methyltransferase 1-like, which gives rise to MPMLLMLMPMSLSLPAGVIAYGFRNCSPPLKCLLASSNTTNLHHYHHLRRRNNTIPPQLNTLFSFNFFPRNLNCLLTGNSLFFRMERFWSGSSINKNKALVEQLQNYGTISSKKVSEVMETIDRALFVPDGTPAYVDSPMAIGYNATISAPHMHATCLQLLEENLKSGMHVLDVGSGTGYLTACFALMVGPQGRAVGVEHIPELAGSSIKNIKKSAAAPLLKDGSLSIHVGDGRQGWPEFAPYDAIHVGAAAPEIPQPLLDQLKPGGRMVIPVGNIFQDLKVIDKNEDGSISVRSETSVRYVPLTSRDAQLRGY